A genomic region of Elaeis guineensis isolate ETL-2024a chromosome 9, EG11, whole genome shotgun sequence contains the following coding sequences:
- the LOC105032693 gene encoding uncharacterized protein: MINEKQVKSPRSQTFPVSEDEELLKFWTPIMEELEAKEAEYNHQQGEAEAASDRKRKRIQGNLVIEAGEGSTILPLEPEPKLAEPSSKQNNAEQSKLPEPKLPSNLTRKRRVCRQNTGISSLVRSYCFEPAYENSMLNLPSTPVFQSQQPAVTTSRFSLGISREMETWRKRDIQMDGIQMSAGYRGDKNAWPAVAEPRKTTLPSMLALGGFQPMRTTLSSMTATPALGSKLSPAMANIPRYFCNNEALSSPSSSKQLVAWTNIRGNIEFVVSLLKEWPVATEAIEAFLDEIEAKEKTVGCSFKRFRDGVRQVIDVIRRNQSASVKLMAEEMTSKKLSEIYRQCKLNAIHGAVHLERKPSSDQGEHMQCMVSASERELKEEKVKLAVYEKRSQRQEKEIRMAASNTISDKIGKAEREHRELDMPQALFPFKLFGNNLVATFQNNIIP, from the exons ATGATAAATGAGAAGCAAGTCAAATCACCTCGGTCACAAACATTCCCAGTCTCTGAGGATGAGGAACTCCTCAAATTCTGGACGCCCATTATGGAAGAATTAGAAGCCAAAGAAGCAGAATATAACCACCAACAGGGAGAGGCAGAGGCAGCTTCTGACCGAAAGAGAAAGAGAATACAAGGCAATCTTGTAATTGAAGCTGGTGAAGGTAGTACAATCCTCCCTCTGGAACCAGAGCCAAAGCTAGCTGAACCAAGTAGCAAGCAGAACAATGCTGAACAAAGCAAGCTTCCTGAGCCAAAGTTGCCAAGCAACTTGACAAGAAAAAGGCGAGTGTGTCGACAAAACACAGGCATATCTTCCTTAGTTCGATCTTACTGTTTCG AACCTGCATATGAGAACTCCATGTTGAACTTGCCAAGCACTCCAGTATTTCAGAGCCAACAACCAGCTGTTACAACCTCTAGATTTTCCCTTGGAATTTCTAGGGAGATGGAAACCTGGAGAAAAAGGGACATCCAAATGGATGGAATTCAAATGTCTGCTGGATATAGAG GAGACAAAAATGCTTGGCCTGCAGTAGCTGAACCAAGGAAAACAACTCTTCCATCAATGCTTGCACTTGGTGGATTTCAACCCATGAGAACAACTTTGTCATCAATGACTGCGACTCCAGCTTTGGGTTCAAAGCTGTCTCCTGCCATGGCAAATATTCCTAGATATTTCTGTAATAATGAAGCTTTGTCATCCCCATCTTCAAGTAAACAACTGGTTGCATGGACCAACATCAGAGGAAATATTGAATTTGTTGTGTCTCTGCTCAAGGAATGGCCTGTGGCAACTGAAGCCATTGAAGCCTTTCTTGATGAAATAGAGGCCAAGGAAAAGACTGTGGGGTGTAGCTTCAAACGCTTCAGGGATGGTGTGCGTCAGGTAATAGATGTTATCAGAAGGAACCAGTCCGCTAGTGTGAAGTTGATGGCAGAAGAAATGACCTCAAAGAAGTTAAGTGAGATTTATAGACAATGCAAATTGAACGCCATCCATGGAGCAGTGCATTTGGAAAGGAAGCCGAGTTCTGATCAAGGAGAACACATGCAGTGTATGGTTTCTGCTTCGGAAAGGGAACTGAAGGAAGAGAAGGTTAAATTGGCTGTGTATGAAAAGAGATCTcagagacaagaaaaggaaataaGGATGGCAGCATCAAATACGATCTCAGATAAAATTGGGAAGGCTGAAAGAGAACATAGAGAGCTGGATATGCCCCAAGCCTTGTTCCCTTTCAAGCTATTTGGAAACAATCTGGTCGCCACCTTTCAAAATAACATCATTCCATGA